A genomic stretch from Setaria viridis chromosome 1, Setaria_viridis_v4.0, whole genome shotgun sequence includes:
- the LOC117858716 gene encoding sucrose transport protein SUT5, which produces MEGDGKEAANKRLDWATMNLESGGGVAGEKGDGNASRKPPMSIFRLFLACMVSGGIQYGWALQLSLLSPYSQTLGISHSYVSLTWICGPIAGFVVQPIVGYYSDRCTAKIGRRRPFVLAGCIIICLSVLMIGFSADIGRHLGDTKEHCSTFKGSRWSAAAVYIVGFWFLDFANNTVQGPARAMMADLSAGQHGPNVGQAIFSLWMALGSVLGYLSGANAKWHEWLPWLKTAACCDACANLKGAFLTAVILIIISMSVTLALAGEEQLAKDDVDVSSGGACSAFADLFKSLKNLPPAMFKVLAVTAVTWLSWFPFFQYNTDWMGREIYHGEPQGAGGKADAFDAGVREGAVGLLFCSIALGVTSFLIPKLCRKLTSRVVWSISNLMVFAIMTVMVVLGMISMKGYNPSLTASLIGPDKTYRGIALAVFALIGIPQAVLFSVPWAVASEVASEEGGGQGLTIGVLNIAIVLPQLVIALTAGPIDGAFNKGNTPAFGIGAAFALICAVLAVVLLPKTKGLSNATLMAGGH; this is translated from the exons ATGGAGGGTGACGGCAAGGAGGCCGCCAACAAGCGCCTCGACTGGGCGACCATGAACctcgagagcggcggcggcgtcgccggcgagaAGGGCGACGGCAATGCGAGCCGGAAGCCGCCGATGAGCATCTTCCGGCTCTTCCTGGCGTGCATGGTCTCCGGCGGCATCCAGTACGGCTGGGCGCTACAGCTCTCCCTCCTCTCACCGTACTCCCAG ACTCTTGGGATCTCCCACAGCTACGTCTCGCTGACATGGATCTGCGGGCCTATCGCCGGATTTGTG GTGCAACCCATCGTCGGCTACTACAGCGACCGATGCACGGCGAAgattggccggcggcggcccttcGTCCTTGCCGGATGCATCATCATCTGCCTCTCT GTCTTGATGATCGGCTTCTCGGCGGACATCGGACGCCACCTCGGCGACACCAAGGAGCACTGCAGCACGTTCAAAGGCTCCCGctggtccgccgccgccgtctacATCGTCGGCTTCTGGTTCCTCGACTTCGCCAACAACACCGTCCAG GGACCGGCTCGCGCGATGATGGCAGACCTTTCCG CTGGACAGCATGGTCCCAACGTTGGCCAGGCGATCTTCTCCTTGTGGATGGCTCTCGGCAGCGTCCTCGGCTACTTGTCCGGTGCCAACGCGAAGTGGCACGA GTGGCTCCCGTGGCTCAAGACCGCGGCGTGCTGCGACGCCTGCGCAAATCTCAAGGGTGCCTTCTTGACTGCCGTG ATCCTCATTATCATCAGCATGTCGGTTACCTTGGccctcgccggcgaggagcaGCTTGCCAAGGACGACGTCGACGTCTCCTCTGGCGGCGCGTGCTCGGCGTTCGCCGATCTCTTCAAGAGCCTTAAGAACCTGCCACCTGCCATGTTCAAGGTGCTCGCCGTCACGGCCGTCACCTGG CTCTCGTGGTTCCCCTTCTTCCAGTACAACACCGACTGGATGGGCCGGGAGATCTACCACGGCGAGCCGCAGGGCGCGGGCGGCAAGGCGGACGCCTTCGACGCCGGGGTGCGCGAGGGCGCCGTCGGCCTCCTCTTCTGCTCCATCGCTCTTGGCGTCACATCCTTCCTCATCCCCAAGCTTTGCCGGAAGCTCACGTCCCGGGTCGTCTGGTCGATCAGCAACCTGATGGTGTTCGCAATCATGACGGTCATGGTCGTCCTTGGCATGATCTCCATGAAGGGCTACAATCCCTCCCTCACCGCCAGCCTCATTGGTCCTGACAAAACGTACAGGGGCATAGCGCTCGCCGTCTTCGCACTCATCGGCATCCCGCAGGCC GTGCTGTTCAGTGTCCCGTGGGCCGTTGCGTCTGAGGTTGCCTCCGAGGAGGGTGGAGGCCAAGGTCTCACCATTGGCGTACTCAACATCGCCATAGTCCTTCCGCAG CTGGTGATCGCGCTCACCGCTGGCCCAATCGATGGCGCCTTCAACAAGGGCAACACCCCGGCCTTCGGCATCGGCGCTGCCTTCGCCCTGATCTGTGCGGTCCTGGCAGTCGTCCTGCTCCCCAAGACGAAAGGCTTGTCCAACGCCACCCTCATGGCGGGCGGGCACTGA